The following are encoded together in the Candidatus Krumholzibacteriota bacterium genome:
- a CDS encoding C39 family peptidase, whose translation MICIPGASAAPHAPNHALVCMHCGTYCAPASCAMYALFTGRGAPFINQDDIYDNSKVLGGEIMGNGILETHALGMYAGTAMKPPEIQNAFTYAVGIVPFQFGPQLTTNPLLTCSDVIWCINTDIPILWIDMGSWPQDQTTLPEEIIYDSGHCKIIAGYDDLDTAECEDDMYLIYDPWPNSGSPYFLPGNQVIDVVDIYLSITSVHGTDDDTWGKIKSIFNE comes from the coding sequence ATGATTTGTATACCGGGCGCGAGTGCCGCGCCTCATGCTCCTAATCACGCTCTTGTCTGCATGCATTGCGGTACTTACTGCGCTCCGGCGAGCTGCGCGATGTACGCTCTCTTCACTGGCCGTGGAGCCCCGTTTATCAACCAGGATGATATCTATGACAATTCAAAGGTTCTCGGCGGAGAGATAATGGGTAACGGTATCCTGGAGACCCATGCGCTCGGTATGTATGCCGGAACAGCTATGAAACCACCGGAGATCCAGAATGCCTTTACTTATGCTGTCGGCATAGTACCTTTCCAGTTCGGCCCCCAGTTGACGACGAATCCTCTTCTTACATGTTCGGATGTCATATGGTGCATCAATACCGATATACCGATCCTCTGGATCGATATGGGATCATGGCCGCAGGATCAGACGACACTGCCGGAGGAGATAATATACGACTCCGGTCATTGCAAGATAATCGCCGGTTATGACGATCTTGATACGGCGGAGTGCGAGGACGATATGTATCTCATTTACGATCCCTGGCCGAATTCCGGTTCACCGTACTTTCTGCCCGGAAACCAGGTCATCGATGTCGTCGATATCTATCTTTCAATAACGTCTGTCCATGGGACAGATGATGATACATGGGGAAAGATCAAAAGCATTTTTAATGAATGA